GCCTGCAGTGCTTGTTCGCCAGAATTTGGCCACACGTTAATAACCGCCTTAACTAATGACGCTAATGGGATCGCAAAAAACACCCCCCAAACGCCCCATAAGCCGCCGAAGATCATCACGGCGGCAATAATCACCACAGGATGCAAATCTACCGCATCTGAAAACAACAAAGGCACCAGCACGTTGCCATCCAGCGCCTGGATAACACCATAGCCGAGCATCAAATAGCCAAATTCAGCACTGACGCCCCATTGGAAAAACGCGACCAACACAATTGGCAAGGTAACCAGAGTGGCACCCACATAAGGAATTAACACGGAGAGCCCAGTGGCTACCCCGAGTAACGCAGCGTAATTCAATCCCATCAAGGCAAAGAAGATGTATGTCGCAACACCTACGATAACAATTTCTATCACCTTGCCACGGATATAGTTAAAGATCTGCTGTTCCATTTCATACCAGACCTTACGTGCTAACTCCCGATTGCTCGGAAAAAAGCGCTTACTGCCTTTGATTAACTGGTCTTTATCTTTTAAAAAGAAAAATACCAACAACGGCACCAAGATCGCGTAAACCATCAAGATTAGCAACGAGGCTGAATATCCAAGCAATTGTTTGCCGATCCCCAGCAGATGTTGGGTATCCAGTAACTTTTTCAGTTCAGCTAACATCGAATTAAGTTGGTCAGCGCTGATAAATTGCGGATGTTCCTGTGCCAATCGTTGCAGCATAGTCACGCCTTTATCTAACATCGTGGGCAACTCTGCTATCAACGCGGCCCCCTGACGCCAGATGCTCGGAATAAGGCCAAATGAAATCAGGATCATAACCCCAACAAATAACACCAATACCAGCGAGGCTGCGGTAGTGCGATTGATACCAATACGCGCCATTTGTGCCACTGGCCATTCCAGTAAAAAGGCCAACACTAGTGCAACCAATAACGGCATTAACAAGCCGCCGGCAAAATACAAAATCAACGCTATCCCTAACAGGATAAACAATAAGGTTAAAGCCTGTGGATCACTAAAACGGGCGCGGTACCAACGACTCAGATAGTCGAACATTAACGAGCTTCCTGTTTGAAAAAACGCTTTGGCGTGAATTGGGGTGAAGTTCCACCACTATATCGGTTCGGATTAACCAATTTACAGAACTTTGCGGGAACATACTATCAACCGGGACTGTCAGATTGCAGTATGATAATCGCAACCGGATAACCGCATAATAGTTAACTTCATCAATGCTGATAATTAGCTGTATGTGCTTGCTAAATATAAAGTTGGCCTATTATCCTAAGTTGCAAGTCAAACCACAAGCCAAGTAGCGATATCCTACTGGCAAAATTTCTGAAGGTTCAAGCTTGAGTACATTGATGTTTTCATGTTTCAAACGCTTAATATTGACTTCTGTTGCAGCAGCAAGTCTGGGGGTTTGCGCCCACAGTTTTGCTAGCAGCGACGATCTGCCAGACCTTGGTACCGCCGCTAGTCATGCACTAAGTATTGATAAAGAGATGATTTATGGTGATGCGTATATGCGTGTCATCCGAGCGCAGGCGCCAGTGCTCTATGATCCCCTACTCGCCCAATACATTACGGAACTCGGCAATCGCTTAGTCGCCCACGCGAATAACGTGCGAACCCCCTTTTACTTTTTCATGTTGCAAAACGATGAAATTAACGCGTTTGCATTCTTTGGTGGGCACGTTGCCGTGCATACCGGGCTGTTCTTATATGCTGACAACGAAAGCGAAATGGCGTCGGTACTCGCGCATGAAATTTCGCACGTCACACAACGTCACCTTGCTCGTTCCATTGAAGCACAACAGAAAACCGGACCGGTGACACTCGCAGGCATGTTGGGCGCGATATTACTGACCATTGCTGCACCACAAGCTGGTATGGCGGCACTAGCAAGCACACAGGCTCTCAGCGCTCAATCACAGATTAACTACACTCGACAGCATGAACAGGAAGCTGACCGCTTCGGTATGCAAACAATGGTAGCGGCCGGGTTTGACCCCAATGCCGCGGCGACATTTTTCAGCAAATTAGCGGCTAAATACCGATATACCAGCAAACCACCACAGATGTTGCTGACACACCCGTTGCCTGAATCACGTATCTCTGAAGCCAGAGAT
This portion of the Shewanella yunxiaonensis genome encodes:
- the bepA gene encoding beta-barrel assembly-enhancing protease, which encodes MFSCFKRLILTSVAAASLGVCAHSFASSDDLPDLGTAASHALSIDKEMIYGDAYMRVIRAQAPVLYDPLLAQYITELGNRLVAHANNVRTPFYFFMLQNDEINAFAFFGGHVAVHTGLFLYADNESEMASVLAHEISHVTQRHLARSIEAQQKTGPVTLAGMLGAILLTIAAPQAGMAALASTQALSAQSQINYTRQHEQEADRFGMQTMVAAGFDPNAAATFFSKLAAKYRYTSKPPQMLLTHPLPESRISEARDRAAQYPHITVAPSLNFHLAKARIQVRFSSYTDTAVLSLFNEQLAKKDYVFKEAALYGKALALFRMKDYKGAEAIIDPLLKQDPDNLFYLDTKTDLLTEAKKYDQAIKLLEAQRQMRPSSLVINTNLANAYLEDKQAAKAIPILEQMTFDDKENLLPFQMLNEAYEQTGNKAMQYYEKAEVMALRADFSGAIDQLNFAYRESDGQPLQIARIEAKLRQFRDAEEQMKSLKQ
- a CDS encoding AI-2E family transporter; this encodes MFDYLSRWYRARFSDPQALTLLFILLGIALILYFAGGLLMPLLVALVLAFLLEWPVAQMARIGINRTTAASLVLVLFVGVMILISFGLIPSIWRQGAALIAELPTMLDKGVTMLQRLAQEHPQFISADQLNSMLAELKKLLDTQHLLGIGKQLLGYSASLLILMVYAILVPLLVFFFLKDKDQLIKGSKRFFPSNRELARKVWYEMEQQIFNYIRGKVIEIVIVGVATYIFFALMGLNYAALLGVATGLSVLIPYVGATLVTLPIVLVAFFQWGVSAEFGYLMLGYGVIQALDGNVLVPLLFSDAVDLHPVVIIAAVMIFGGLWGVWGVFFAIPLASLVKAVINVWPNSGEQALQAALSKTAE